The following is a genomic window from Planctomycetia bacterium.
TGGTCTTGCAGTTCGCGCACCAGTCGGCGGTGTAGTCGACAAAGATCGTGTACCCGTTACGCACGTCGGTCAGCGCGCGGTCTCGCCTGTAGCGCTGCCAGGGGATGCCGCGCGACCAATCAAGTTCGACCCTGGAAAATTCGCCGGTTGAGCCGCCGACTCGGCGATAGAGCTCTCCGTCCGCAGCGAGGTCGGCGGCGTAGAGCTGTTTTTCGGCGAGGGCCTCGATCGTCGTGGCGAATCGAAATGGGATGACCCAACCGATCACCAAAATGCCGATGCTCAGTGCGTAGAGCCTTGCTTTTCTGATGGCCGAATCGTCGTATCGAATCTTGCCCTTGACCCAGGCCGCTATCGCCACGAACAAGAGAAAGATCATCGACAGGAGCAAACCGTCGCCGCCGATCTGATTTCGCAGGGGATTGATGATCCAGATCACCGTTCCCAGCAGGAGAAAGCCCATCAGATACTCGAACGTTCCCATCCACGGGCCGGGCCGGGGAACGAACTTGAGCCATGCCGGGTTCGCGGCCAGCACCACGAAAGGCGCGGCCATGCCAATGCCCACGGAGAAGAAAATAAATGCGCCCTGCACGGACGAAAACCTACTCGCAGCGCCCAGGGCTGCACTGAGGAAAGGCGCCGTACATGCGGTGCCGAGAAAGGTAGCGAGCAGGCCTGTCGAAAACGCGGAGAGCAACCCCTCGCCCTCGGCCTTTTCCCCCAACCTGTTGATCACGCGCGGGGTGAAGACCGCCCATACGCCGAACAGGCTCAACGAAAAGGCGGTCACAATCGCCGCCAGCCCGATGACCACATGCGGACGTTGAAACTGCTCGCCCCATTGCAACTTGCTATTGGTCTGCCAGTAGATGAACGCAAGCGCGCCGAAGAACACCAGGATCCCCGCCGAGTAGGTCATGCCGAGCCAGAAGATGCGCGCGCGATCTTCTTGGGCCTGTCGGACGAAGGAGAGAATTTTCAGCGAGATCACCGGCAGGACGCAGGGCATGAGATTCAATATCAGTCCCCCGATCAGTGCCACGATGATCGCACCCATGTATCCGAAGCTGAGCAGCCAGGTTTGCATTCTTGTGAGGACGTTGACCGAGTCAGACTCGGTCGCGTCGGACGACTGCGCCGTCGGTTGACCGGGCGTTTGATCGGTCGCGATTGAACCGGCGGGTGTAGCCGAGGCGCCGGTATCGGGCGCGGCAGACGCGGTCGCCTTTGCCCCGCCTTCCATCTGTACGGGAATCTCCACGCTTACGCGCTGCGGCGGATAGCATGTTCCGGAGTCGGTGCAGATTTGATATTGCAGGACGCCGCGAATCGTGCGCGGCGCATTGTCCGCGTCTTCGGCGACGGTCAACGGCGCACTGATTTCCACGCGGCCGTCGTACTCGCTGAGCTTGCCGAGAATCTTGTCCTCGCGCACGTGACCCTTGGGATAAGTGATTTCGCCGTATTCGAGTCCGGCGGTTGATTCCAGGAAGAGGATCGTCGGGATCATTTCCTCCTGGGCGGGCTTGTTCGACTGCATGTGGTGCTTCGAGTCTACGTCGATGATGAAACTCGCCGTCGCCGTGTCCGAAGGCTTCAGCGTCTCTTTACTGAGCTTGCCGGTGATCTTGACGTGCTTGGCCTTGTTGCCCGGCTCGGGAAGCGCCTGCTGTGCCTGCTTGAATATTTTCGCGTTCGCCGGGCGAGGAGCGGCACCTTTCTCAGCGACCGGCAGCGTCAGCACCACCTCGGCTTCTCCGGGGATGCACTCTTTCTTGCATGCGAGCCAGCTTACTTTCGCGTTCAACGAGACGTCTTTGCCGGTTTGGATATCCGCGGGCACCGTGACTGTCGTCAAAAAGAGCGACTCGCCTTCGAGGATGTATGTCGTCTCTTCGAGGTCTTTGTCGAAGTGGGCTGACGGTACGGGGTACTGGGTCGGTCCGGCCTTGAACCCGTCGGGCAGGCGCCATTCAATCGACGTCGGCATACCCGTGCCCGCGGGATTCTGCCAATAGATGTGCCACTCCTTATCGGGCTTTACCGAGATGAGGAGATTCAGCTCACCGCCGGGGACAATGGCTTCGCGATCGGCCATGGCCCGGACGGCCACGTTTGCGTCGCGAACCTGCTTGCTGACCGGCTGGGCCCAAGCCTGGCCGCCGAGCAAGGCCGGCGTCATCACCGCGATGATTGCGAGAAGCAGATTTCGGCCAAACCATGTCCCGGCCTGGCCGCAGTCGGATATCGGGTCTTTGCAGCTCATCTCACCTAAACCTCATTCCCGAAAACTCTTATGATGATTCGGCGATACATCGGGTTTCGCTGTTGGTTGGATATTACTCGCCCAATCCTGTTAAACGCGGCCGGGCTCCGCCGTAAACGGTTATTTTGACGATAGTTCCAGTCACGAACCCCTGCAGAATCCTTGACGACACCTAACCGTTTCTTATACTACGGCGAAGTGTGATCGGGTAAGTATGCCCGATGAGCGAATGTAGCGCTAGTTTTTTTGCTTGTCGGATGGCGACGGCGCCAGGGGACCCCTTGGGGTGTCCGGCCGCGACGTTCGGCAGGAATAAGGAGATAAACTTCCCCGCGGTGGTTGAGGAGCCATGGGTGCGGTGAGAAGTCTTGCGGAATTGCTGACGCACGGACCTCGGCGCGAGCGCCATAAGTCAAATCGGCGACCGATGATAGGCGATCGAATTGACTTTTAGTACTTTTCGACGGTGGGCCGGTAGTGGTGTCGACGAAATCGTTCACCCGCACACAAAGAGACCGATTACGGCTTTGAGTGCCAGAAATGGTGACTGAGGAACGAAAGAGAATCCAGACCCTTCGTATATCCATATCCTCCGGGCCAGGTCTGGATTTGAGCGTCGACCAGCAGTGACACGTCCGCTTTTCGGTGGTGTCACGGCAGGTTAAGCAGTTCATCGAGCTTTCGAGTCTCCCCTTTTTCTACCTCTCCATTCGCAGTTTCAGACTACGTCCGTCCTGTGGCTTCGATGGGTCTGAGAGGCCCGATCGGCCATCGGCGTCGATCGCCCCGGCGAACCAGGGCTAGGCATTTTAGTGTAACACATGGAACTTAACGGGCTATTGAGAGTGCGTCCCAACCCCGAAAGCGGCGCCGGCTTTCCGCTGGTGGACTTTCGGGGCCTCGGACGCCCTCGAGGAAAGGCAGTGAATCATGGGATCTCTGTTAATCGCAGAGGTCTCGACCGGCATGGCGGTGCTTTTTGCGGTCCTGGCCCTTGCGGCCGGCAGTGGGATTGTCGTCCTGCTCCAGACGCTCAAGGGAAAGACCATCAAGAACGCCGCCGAGCAGGAAGCCAAGAGGATGACCCGCGAGGCCGCTACCAAGGCCCAGGAGATCACCCGCTCGGCTGAAGTCGAGGCCAAGGCAACGTTTCTAAGTCGTCAGGAAGAGTTCGAGAAGCAGGCCAACGTCACCCGCAACGAGATTCGAGAGGCGGAAAAGCGACTCGACAAACGCGAAGACCAGCTTGAAAGGCAGATCGACACTCTCAATATCAAAGAACGGAACATCGAGAAGGCCGAGCTGGCGATCAAGGAAAAGCGGGCCGACACGGACAAGAAATCGGCGGAAATCGATGAGATTCTCGCCAGACGCCGGGCCGATCTGCTCAAGGCCGCCCAGCTCACCATGGACGAGGCGCGCAAGGCCCTGCTCCAGCAGCTCGAGCACGAGCTCGAGCAGGAATGCGCCGAGCTGATTCAGAAGCGCGTCACCGAGGCTCAGGACGAGGCTGAGGAGAAGTCACGCGAGATCGTCATCACCGCCATTCAGCGGTATGCCGCCGGTCATACTTCGGCCTCGACGGTCAGCACCATCGATATCCCCAGCGACGAGATGAAGGGCCGCATCATCGGGCGAGAAGGCCGAAACATCCGCGCTTTTGAAAAGGCCAGCGGCGTGGACATCATCGTGGACGACACGCCTGGCGTCATTGAGGTCACCTGTTTCGACCCGGTGAAGCGCGAAGTCGCCAAGCAGGCACTGAACAAGCTCATCCATGACGGCCGCATCCACCCCACGCGCATCGAGGAAGTCGTGGCTGAGGTGCAGGCCAACATGGAAAAGGAGCTGATGGAGATCGGCAAGAAGGCCGCCGTGGAGTCGAACGTCCAGGGCATGCACAAGAAGCTGATCGACCTGCTCGGCAGGCTGAACTTCCGCACGAGTTACGGGCAAAACGTCCTCCGCCATTCCATCGAGGTCGCCTATCTCTGCCAGATCATGGCGGATGAGCTCAAGCTCGACGGCGCCCTGGCTCGGCGGTGCGGACTGCTGCACGACATCGGCAAGGCGGTCGATCACGAGATCGAAGGCGGTCACCCGGCCATCGGCGAAGAGATTGCCCGCAAGCTCGGCGAGCGTCCTGAGGTGCTTAATGCCATCGCCGGTCACCACGGCGATGTCCCCGCGACCAGCCCCTATACGCCGCTCGTTGCCGCCGCCGACGCCATCAGCGCGGCCCGGCCGGGAAGCCGGCGCGAAGCGCTGGAGCGCTACATCAAGCGGCTGGAGCAACTCGAAGGGATCGCCCTCGGGTTCCACGGCGTCCGACAGGCCTACGCCATCCAGGCGGGCCGCGAG
Proteins encoded in this region:
- a CDS encoding thioredoxin family protein, whose translation is MSCKDPISDCGQAGTWFGRNLLLAIIAVMTPALLGGQAWAQPVSKQVRDANVAVRAMADREAIVPGGELNLLISVKPDKEWHIYWQNPAGTGMPTSIEWRLPDGFKAGPTQYPVPSAHFDKDLEETTYILEGESLFLTTVTVPADIQTGKDVSLNAKVSWLACKKECIPGEAEVVLTLPVAEKGAAPRPANAKIFKQAQQALPEPGNKAKHVKITGKLSKETLKPSDTATASFIIDVDSKHHMQSNKPAQEEMIPTILFLESTAGLEYGEITYPKGHVREDKILGKLSEYDGRVEISAPLTVAEDADNAPRTIRGVLQYQICTDSGTCYPPQRVSVEIPVQMEGGAKATASAAPDTGASATPAGSIATDQTPGQPTAQSSDATESDSVNVLTRMQTWLLSFGYMGAIIVALIGGLILNLMPCVLPVISLKILSFVRQAQEDRARIFWLGMTYSAGILVFFGALAFIYWQTNSKLQWGEQFQRPHVVIGLAAIVTAFSLSLFGVWAVFTPRVINRLGEKAEGEGLLSAFSTGLLATFLGTACTAPFLSAALGAASRFSSVQGAFIFFSVGIGMAAPFVVLAANPAWLKFVPRPGPWMGTFEYLMGFLLLGTVIWIINPLRNQIGGDGLLLSMIFLLFVAIAAWVKGKIRYDDSAIRKARLYALSIGILVIGWVIPFRFATTIEALAEKQLYAADLAADGELYRRVGGSTGEFSRVELDWSRGIPWQRYRRDRALTDVRNGYTIFVDYTADWCANCKTMLKTAIERPEVIAAMKELDIIPYTADYTLPVPEITEDLKRFERGGVPVFVVYRPFDTEKPEILPELITAEMLVGALKRAGPSRPGMTSLVSTASQPATVH
- the rny gene encoding ribonuclease Y; translation: MAVLFAVLALAAGSGIVVLLQTLKGKTIKNAAEQEAKRMTREAATKAQEITRSAEVEAKATFLSRQEEFEKQANVTRNEIREAEKRLDKREDQLERQIDTLNIKERNIEKAELAIKEKRADTDKKSAEIDEILARRRADLLKAAQLTMDEARKALLQQLEHELEQECAELIQKRVTEAQDEAEEKSREIVITAIQRYAAGHTSASTVSTIDIPSDEMKGRIIGREGRNIRAFEKASGVDIIVDDTPGVIEVTCFDPVKREVAKQALNKLIHDGRIHPTRIEEVVAEVQANMEKELMEIGKKAAVESNVQGMHKKLIDLLGRLNFRTSYGQNVLRHSIEVAYLCQIMADELKLDGALARRCGLLHDIGKAVDHEIEGGHPAIGEEIARKLGERPEVLNAIAGHHGDVPATSPYTPLVAAADAISAARPGSRREALERYIKRLEQLEGIALGFHGVRQAYAIQAGREVRVIVDANNVDDANAMRIAREVAQKIEAEMTYPGEIKVTLLREVRAVEYAR